GAATATTGTATCGACTGATcgcttttcagttttcatttctaaagAAGATTAAACCTTAATTATTTCACATATGAGATTTATTATGCTGCATGACATCAGGCAAGAAGACGGGATAAAGAACTTCTTTACTGATGTCTATGATTTATATATAAAGGTATGGTATGTTCTGTACCTTGTAAAATCTGGTTATAAAAGAGATTCCAACTTTGGCAGCCCCCTTAGACCGCACAGCTCTCCTCTCAGCAGAGCTCTCCCCCAGCAGGACCGTTCCCGGCAGCTCCCTCACCAGGCAGGTCTCTACCACCAGCTTACCACGTAGGCAGGACAACAAGTCGTAGTTATTTTTACATCGGTTTCATTCTTCCCCTTTTGGTGCATATAGTTGATTTTATGAGGGAACCCTAAAGCGAGAGACAGAAGCAGTCTGTATAAGGGAAGTTGCTtcataattttaatgtaaaatgtttTCCATCTACTTAACAAGTAAGTTACAGTGCAATGAATGTAGATCATAAACAGGAAGTGATTCATGTATTATCAAAGTCACTCAAGGAGAAAGGGGCCACGCGCATGTCTTGATACTcatttggaaaaaatgaaatagtaatAAGATATGAGTGGTTAAACTGCAGTGCTGACAGtatattcttaataatttaaaCATTCTCTATTTGGACAAGATTTTTTGCATATCAGCACAGTTAACAATCAATATTCCTAGTCAGAAGTAGCAAGTAAGAATATTTAGCCCTCTTATAAAGATGGACAACATCAAGTGATTAAGGTGTAAAAGTTGGTAACTCCTTTCCTCATTTGTGATTCCATCCAGTACTAATTTCCCCTCACACATACTATCATATACTCATTACATTATCTGAGAAACTGATCACTCACCTTGTGTTAAAGGAGAGTATTAAAAACCTGATTGTTAAAAACTACCGCACAAGAGTAACTTTTAAAAGCAGTGTGGGATAACCTTTCCTTCACTCTGAGCATGTCagatttttcatgtgttttatatAGCCAAAGGGCCTACCGGATGAATCCACATCTTGATAATGAACGTTGAATGTAGTTGTATTTCACACACAGGGTGGATCCCGGGAGTTGGTTTTGCTCACACAGGCAGCACTTAGCATACGTGCCACCATGGGTTCTGCCACAGGTACTTCCCTTCAACACCAAGACAGAAATTTCCTTAAGGGGCTGTTAATATTTAACAGTGGAACATCTTCATTGAAACTTAAAAATGTGGTCTTCAGACTTTTGCTTTGAATGTCTTTAATGActtaatttaaaactttaaaagattTTCCTTCTAGAGACTTATGATGTCAGCCTTTTTACTTTGACAAGCTCACCTTAATACTTTCCTCTCTTCTAGTTTGCAATGAATCCATTTTATGAACCCAATTCTCCTATTCGATCAAGTGCATTTGACAGAAAAGTTCAGTTTCTTGGGAAGAAACACCTTTTAAGCTGAATGCAAAAAATTCGGAAGTAAACAGTGTCACTACAATGGGGTATACTCAGGAAGGTGTACATTGTAAGTAACTTGATTAAACAGCATGGAAAAGTTTTAGTTGTAGTCTCAATCTATCTAAACCTAATGAAattgcttttatatttaaaaatagtatattCAGTTTCTTACGATTATCAACAGACTGATATTTGCTTGTGAACAGTGTTATTTATGAAGAGCTCTTTATCGGtaatcttgaaatatttttattttgaaaattgagaATAAGCTTTTGAGTTTCCTCATTCAGATAGCTTGATCTTGTTTTAACAATCCAGAACCAAATGTCATTGTCAAGATTTGGTAGGCAGATTTAAAACCAAAAGCTTCTGCAGTAGGGAATGAAGTTGATAGCACATACATGGGTTCATCTATACATCTAGAGATGTTATGAAAATGTATAGGTAGTATACATAGAAGTAGTATATGTACACTAAGAAGCCAAGAAGCCACAGCAGACAGCTTTGCAGTGCCAAATGCCACAGGCCTGCCCCTGTCAGAGACTGGGAACAGTGATCCTCCTGTAATACTAGAATCCTGGATCCATGTTTGTAAAGTGGGAGGCTAGGACCAAAGTGACAGGTTATGTTCTTATGTCTCCTTTCCCTCAGACAGTAAACTGAAGATTAAGTGAACCCGTTGCTAGCTGTACTAGTAAAAAGTTGTAAGGCAGTTTTAGAATTGTAAACAAAGAAAAGCTTGCATCACATTAACACTTGCGCTCTTGGCCATTTAGGCTGTATACCGGAGGGGGCAGGAGTAGCCTCTTTTTTGTACTGTAACAGCGTGGGATCTTACAGTAAACCAGTAAATGTCCATTGAAAAGCAAGTAATATAACTGCGTATTTTCTGTGCTAATTGTGAGCACTTGAAGAATGTTGTTCCATTCTGAATAACCTGAGCAATTAATTCTAAGTTTGGTCCTGTATCTTTGTATCAAGTTGCTAGCATAATTTTTTACCATATTTATTTGATTTCCTAAATAAAGATGTTTGTCCAAGATTGGGGAAGTTTAATAtcgattttttttattcttttttttttggccaccctgcgcggcttgcgggatcttagttccccgaccggggatcaaacACGGGtctgggcagtgaaagcgccgagccctaaccactggaccaccaggagattcccaatgttgaatttttaaagtgctgCTCACCCCACCACTACTACTACCATTTTAAGCCTGTTTCCCCTAATGAAAGTCTGCATGTTAACATATATCGCAACTCATTTTACAAGATTCAAATCGCCTCAAACTTAGGTGCCAGAGCTTTGGGAGCAGAAAAAGATACTCAGCTAGAAATCCAGGCGTAATGTCCGCCATGCTCACTGGAGAGACCCACACATGTACTTATTGCATACAGTTTGCTCTGCCCTCAGTGAGCGTATAGCGCAGAGGGTGGCAATGCTCCGGTGAGGAGCAGCGGCGTGGTGCTCCAGCAGGAGGCTGTAGGGTGGAGATGGTTTGGATCCCAGCTCGGCCACACAACAGCGGTGCCCTGCAAACAGCCTTGTCACCAGGCTTGTGACGGTGAGATGGGAACGAATAACACAGGCCCTGTGGGAGTAGATCACTGTAGTTAAGTGTCAGATTTCACATATGACTGCCTCTGAAGGAGCCTGAAGGCAGATTCAGCGATGAGCGTACGAGTGGGTAGGACCTCAAAGGTGGGCCGTGCTGGGAAAGCCTGTGGGCACATGGACAGGACAGCTGAAAGGATGGAACCAGGGCCGGTACAAGGGGAAAACCAGGCGCTGACcataaagaaagcaaaagaaaccaaaaaaaaaaaaaaacagcaaaagagCCAGCAAAACTCAGATCTCGTAGTAGGTGACTGTCACTTAAAGCTCTGGAACACAAGACCAATTGGGGGACATCAGTAGCACCCAGGGCATCGGGCTCCACTGAGCACACGCAAGTCAGCATTAAACCTGTAATCTACGTTAGCACTCCCGAAGTGATCCAAATAGAATGCACAAATCGGGTTCGGTCCTCTTTCATTGCCTAGGACGCTTCGGTGGCGCCCACATTCTCCACGTATGCAGAGAACTTCGGTCTCTCCTCCACCCTGCTACACCCGTGTCCTTTCACTTTATGGTCATGACAGCACTTCCTGGTTGACAGCCCATGGTGGTAACTTCTCAGAATCCACTGACTACACAGATCCTCTTTTCTACCTAACGCTTCCTTGCCCCACAAGCCCCGCTGGCACTGTGGATGGAACGGCCGTCACAGGATCATGCTATTAAAGTGAAAGCTTACACAAGGTTTTATAGAAATGTAAAACGTCAGGTTTTAACATGAGGACCATCGAGGATGTTTTAATTTCAACTAGGGAGTTTTCCCCAAGAGGGAAAAAAGGTGACAAAAGCAGTAATTCATTGAGGAACACGCACTTTTCCATCTTCCACGTGGCACATTGTAATTGCTACATCGAATGGCAAGTGTACAACTGTCCATCCTCCCAAGTTCAGTAGTTTGCCTTTTTCTTAACCCTGAACTCTGTCTCCAAGGCTTTACAGGCGCAGACAGCACGAAagcacctgtcatcacagtggcaGCCGCTGGGCCCCGTAACACCGGGGCCCCCGGCCCTGAACGGGACAGCGCGctccccagtccttccctcccgcCTGCTCCCTCGGGCTCCGCAGCTGCTTCGCCCCTCTTGCAACCACCACCGCCACCGCAGTCACCTGCTTTGCTCCCCAGCTCTCACTTTTTCCCTAGTTCTCATCTTTGTGTCATAACACCTGCCAGGCAAAGCCCGTGTTACTTTCTTAAAAAGATTCAGATTTTCAGCTACCTTCTGCTGCTGTCTGAAGAGCTCCTCCGTCAGGTCAGTGAGTTGTCGTCGCTGTGAAGGCGGAAGCTATTCAGTCAGGTCCTGTTCCTCCTCCTCTCGTCCCATTTCAGTGCTGGGTTTGGTCAGCCTCTGTTCACCGGGTCCCTTTAAGTCACGCTGTGGAGCTGCATTACTCTCCCTTCCGTCAGCCCGTCTACACACATGAGGATTCGGTCCTTTGATCCTTTTTTTGCTGCCCAGCTCTAGACCTCTGGAATGCCAACTAATCTAATCCCTGAATATTTAGCTGAAAAAAAGGTTATTGAAAAGATGCTTAGAAGTTTAGAAAAACCACTAAGGTATTAGTTAAATCTATACAAGTAACAAAATTATACATTTTGTaaatacctacacacacacacagatgtataatgggctgaattgtgtccccccccccaaaaaaaattcataatcaaCAGGCTTAGCCCCCAGTCCCTCAGAACGTAACTATACTTGGAGGCAGGCCCTTTAAAGAGTTAATGTGAGTTCAAATGAGCCCATTCGGGTGGTCCCTTAATCCGGTCtcactggtgttcttataagaggaggaaatctggacacagagagACGGGGGTGTGGAGGTGGGGAAGTGTTGTGTGCAGGGGAAAGATCCCCTGCAAGCCATGGAGAGAGGACTCAGGAAAAACTAAACCtatcaacaccttgatcttggacctctagcctccagaactgtgagaaaagaaatCCCCATTGTTTAAACTGCCTGATCTGCATGTTATGGCAGCACTAGCGAACTAACACAATATGCTTTCCTTACGTACTAAAAATCTAGACGGATAACCATGAAACTGACACATGGCTGCCTCCATGCGTGGGAACTCGGTGGCAAGGGTAGATATTTGTCCCTTGTGCCTTATAATGTTCAACCGTGTGACTCTATCACCTATTCAAATGGTAAACAACAAAAAACGTACTCCTAATATCCACTGGTGAGCAAGGTGTGGGAAACTTTACTACTGCTAGCTAGCTATCAGCAGAGAACGGTTTGAATAAACTGTTAGACATCCATGCAGCAAATAAATGAGGGAGGTCTACTATATAATGGAAATATATCCAGACAGATTAAGAGAAAAGGGCAAGTCACTAAACAATGGGTACACTTGATTTAAAATAACAAGGCAAGTCCcctagagaaaaaaacaaagggaatatataatatacactcgTTTGTTCATGGTGGATTcctattttgttttctgaatgGAGGATTATAGTTTGGTGGGGCGGGGGCATAAttgattataaataataaaaactacaGCTCTCTCTAACCTGAGACTACAAAGAGATTTAATTTCCccaaatttaaaatgtgaaaatgtttCGCTTAGAGCCAAATCTGTTGTGTTAGGAAATTAGATTTTCAAAAGCTGAGCTTACTGTATTGGTGTTCTGTGTCAAGTGGTTCCAAGGAGCAGGGCCAGGGAGAGAAATCTCTCAACCTAGCTGTTCCAAAATGTATCCCCCCGCACAGGACAACCCCCCAAAAGCATGTGGCTTGATAACCCACCGCTCCACAGCCAAGGGTCCTGTCCTCACTAACGCGTGCGCCTGGCACTGGTGTGCCTCTGCGGGATGGGATCCGCATGAATGGCGCAGCGCGTGAACTTTACCCACGAAAGACCACAACTTGCTCACCAATAAGGCTGCTCATTGCAGCAGAATGACGAAAAATCTCGAGACCAAATCACTAAACAAAGCTCAGTGACGCAGAAGACACTGAATAAATACATGACCAAATAAAGATGTCTTCATTTACCCGCACACACAGTACAATCCAGAAGCAGTACCTCCTCCAAGAGTGATAAAGCCGGCTTCTGTGttgggggggtgaggggggcaCACAAATGACAAGTGATTACGAGTGAGATCAATTCTGATACGTAGAATGAAAAAGCGAACACGCACATAATTCTAAACCAAATGAACACGTCCTCAAATCACACGACTACACAGCAAATGCACTGGATTTTAATCTTTAATATCTAACGTTACTGCTTTAGGACATGTTTTCCCTGAACCAGGAACAGAGTGctaattacataaaaatatacacatagaaAAAGTAGTTCTCCATTTTCCCGGGGAAAAAACAGTAACTTCTAGAATACTCAAGTGTTTTAATTATAAAGTCTTGGTCAtctcatttattagctgtgtgacatacatatttaaattaaacATTATTAGACAACCGTTACAACTTATAAAGGTAAGGTGCCATTACTGAGTAAAGAGATTCTCCTGGGAGTGGATGTGTCCCTTCTCCCACCCACCAACAAGGCAGCAATGTGGTTAGTTTAATTTCACGAGTACGTGATCCATCGCTGCAAACACGAATTCTCATCTCCACCCTGTGCttatctgtgcatgtgtgtgagctgGTTAGATCGCACAGGCAACCTCTCGAACTTCAACAGCAAGATGAGCTGGGCTTGGGCTTTCGGTGCAGACTGACTGTGTCTGTCTGAATCAAGTGATCTGACCTATCCTCGGTAGCAAGCACTCTTCGAACTGCTTCCTCAAAGGCCGCTGCCACATTCGTGGCATCTTTTGCACTTGTTTCAAAGTAAGGATAGTCGCCGTTGTCCCTGCACCAGGCTTGAGCTTCTTCTGCAGACACCTGCCGCTCGCTGATGTCAACCTTGTTACCCAAAATCACAAAAGGAAAGCTTTCGGGCTCCTTCACATCCGCATAATATATGAATTCTTTCTTCCAGTTACTCAAATTCTGGAAGCTTTGAGAATCATCGACGCTAAAAGTAAGTAGGCAACAGTCAGAACCTCTATAAAATGGCGTCCTCAGGCTTCTGAACCGCTCTTGACCGGCCGTGTCCCAAATCTGCATGGTAACAAAATGTTCATCCACCTCCAAATCTTTATCTAAAAATTCCACACCTATTGTATGGAAGAGCTGGGCATCAAACTTATTAGTCACGTATCTGTTCATTAGAGAACTCTTCCCAACTCCGCCATCTCCAAGGAGAATTGCTTTAAGAAGCGATGATTTTCCTGCCATTTTTAATCTCAAGATCTCTGATTTCGGAACCCTGTAAAATAAAAGGGTACCATTACATTCCTTTAGACCTGTACATGGCTCTACATGCCTCTATGAATGTCAGTGTCTAAGGGAAATAAAACACAGAGCCCCAATTCCTTTCTGCGCAGGGAATACCGGACGGCAAGAGATGTCACCTACTGAGCCCTCCGCCTCGTGCTAGGCACCACTCGACCATCACTCTCTCTGACAGCTGCTGAGGGCTCATTCTTCCCCTTCCTCGGGTCACCGCTGACTGAGGCTAGCACTCAAGGCCAAGTCTGACCCCAAAGACTGTCCTCTCAACCGTTCCTCTTGGCTCACAATAAGCCCTGCCACCATTTGTTACAGATGCAGTGGGAGACCGAAGTTGGCACGTTTCTGTAGCAACTGCAAACAGCCCTCCGGTGGCACGGTGACAGTGTTCACTGATGGCTTTCCTCTCAGGCCAGGGGGTTTCTAGACAAcccacctctttctctctctcagcgCCATCCCCATAGGAGCTGGTAAGCAGGAAACCAGAGACACAACTGACTGATCTGGCTGTGAATAGATCGAAGCCAACCCCCGAGTAAAGGACTCTATTCTTTTCATTAGGAACACTATTTTGAGTTGGCTAACATTAATGTCAGCAGCACCACTCGAATTTTTGATATAATATTATAACCTAGTACATTCTACCCAGAAGATTCATTTGGGCAGCTCCAACTCTTCTGAACAAATGCGCGCCTGGGCTGTTACTTGTGTGTTTCGAGAGGGAATGAAATGAACATTAAACAAAAATGTGGTACCATGCGTACCCTTCAGGGGAAGCCCTGGGGCAGGACTAACTCCCTCCCCGCCACCAGTCCCCCGGCGGGGGGCAGGGTGGGCCGGGTACGGAGATTCAGACGCCCTTGTGTAGGCTGGTGGGAGCACTGTTCCTATTTAAGGCTTCTGTTTTAAttctttattatgaaaattttcaaacatacacaatttCTGAATAATGAGAATAATATGATGACACCTCACAGACCCTAAACCTAGCTTCACCATTTATCAACTTACAGCAAATCTTGTTTCCTCCATAGCATCCCATTCTCCCTTCTGCCCAATTATTTTGAATCAAATTATATCATTTAAACTGTGAATATTTCAATATTAAATGGCTTTTAAGATATTTGTAAAAGAAGACAACCTTTAGAGTAGCACTAACAGAATTTTCTGCAACGATGGAGATGTCCTCCATCTGGACTGTCTGATATGTCAGCCACTACCCGCAAGTGGCTAGTGGGagcaaggaaatgaattttaaattttatataattttcactaATTTGAATAGTCACATTTAAAGAGCCAACAgctgtattggacagcacagccctAGAGGAAAAATGGTAATTAACTTGAACATGAAAGTAGATATTGTGAATCCCTCAATGGGAAGGTAATAAAGGCATGAACAATAATTGTTGTATTGACTAGGATGAATTTGCAAAATCACTGCAGTAAACAAACATTACCTGGCAATCGCCTGGTTATATGCAAGTATGACCCGGCATAATGTAACTGAACACTTCCCATAACGTGCAAGAATTCTGCATTTCCTACTACATGCTACACACCATTCTTATAAATATGTGGCAACTTGTCCCTAACTCTTATTAGCTCTTTTAAATTACTGCAGTAATTACTACTATAATTAATACAATTTAAATTGGCCAACGAAAGTGTGAGGCAATTAAAGTGCATACTACTTGGAGACTTTTCGACTTCAATGGATGGCTCTGCCCAATGCTCAGGCTAAATTAATATTAGAGAGGAAACTGAAACTATCTCAAGGCCTTTAATTTCCTGACATAGTAACAGTGCACTAAATCAGTTCCTTTGTTTAATTCTTTGGAATCTTGCTTACACGACTTCAACTTAGGAAAAAAGAGTAGCAAAACCAAAAAAGCACACCAACTATTCTGACACAAGGAAAGCATCTAACGCTCCCTCTTTAACATTCTTCAGTGCTTCTCCAGAGATTCAGTTCTAAGTCCCACTTCTAAGGCAAGACACCTGGCCCTGCTGCCCATTCTTGGCATCAGCCATTCAGAAACGCACTGCCAGAGGGAAGTGAAATTCCGATCCACACGCTCGGCCCTCACACTCGCCCTTGCCTTCGTCCTGGCACGTGCTGCTCCCTCTGCTGGCGAACCCAACCCCACTTCACGAACTAACCGCTGGGCCCTCAGAACCGTTCAGCACCGTCATACCCTACACTGGGAACCTCCCCCAGAAGCCCCCCATCCCAAGATTGTTCCTTTCTCGTGATTTTGAAGCTACATAAACACAGATGTTCCATGTTGTGTTACAAGGGTGTAACAGATGTGCTGAATTCTAGTCTATCATTTATCTCAGGATTTTAGTAAGTCTCTAACTGCCTCACTGGACACAAAGTTTCATTGTACAGCATCAACTTGTTAGGATCTGTACATCAAATTATAAACCAGACTGTGCAATCTGACAACCTCCACCCAGATGCGTGGTTACATACATCTACCAAATTAAGTCTTAGAAATTCCTTGAGATTTGTAATTCGTAACTCTATCAGAACACTTTcatagttcttttctttcttcataatAATGTGGCATTTCCCAGTTTGTGCCCTTATTCTGATCAAACAAATTTGGGATACGCTAGCCCCACACACCAGGAAATAGGGTACAATTTTTTACATTTCTCATGTATAATTTGGGGTCTCCCAGGTATCCTATTTGGGGGTACGCTGGCCTTTGCTCAAACAACTAACACAGGCACAAACAGCTCTCCGAGTCTAACGGTAGCATTGAACATAAACACGCATGGTGATACAGATAATTATACGGACTATCTTATTTCCCACTGACATCTAACAAAAGCTAGCTTCATGCAATCTCTACATTAACGTAACATAATGAGTTTATGAACATTCAAAATgtcccctttttcttctctgaaaacaGTAAAATGCTTTGAAACTTCTTTAGTATAAGCTGAATGAATAAACGTATCCTGATACGCTCTTTTCAAAACTTACCTTAAAATGAAGGCCTTTTATACTCCAGTTTAGAAGGACTGCCCAAAGGCAATAATCTTCACCCAAGCTAAAACATGACTTTAGCAATCAGCTAAACCCTATAAAGAAAGCTGAATAAGAAAAGCATGTGACATAAGCCATAATCTTACCTTAATTGTTCAGTTCAAACATCATCATCTGCAAAGAAAAAATCAGAAAGCACACCTTAGCAATGTAGATTCAATCTGCTTTCATAACTTTAAGAGTAAACACAAgaattaaaatgcaaaagaaatgtcTGACTTCCATTAGTAGCTAGATtcttaatttaaaaggaaaactgcACCTGAAAGCTGCCCATGACCCTTCTCAGCCTAAAAATAGCCCTAGAATCAAATACTACACTTTAACCATTGTTTTTTTCCAACAAGTTTTTCACCTGTCCCCACCCATCCTACCTTTCTAAGTATCCCATTTAGACAGCTGTAAAATTTGGTTAAgatgaaatgtaaaatataaattactcAAAATCTGCCCAAATTTTGAGTGTTTTAGAATAATCATATTCCACAGAATAAAGCTAACacaaacaaggaaaaaagaaggacCACTCAAGGGAGAGGCAGCTAATGTGACACAGGAAAAGTCAGGCAAAGACTAAGGCAGTGCAGAATTTCGTGAAGCTTCTTTCTGGGCAGCCAAGGCAGACAGGAAATTTTGTGAGAGAATGGAGGCCCACTGTCAGAAAGGAGGCTGGTTCCCTGTGCCAGAGGCCAAGAGCGCAGACTCGTGGGCAGGCTATTAGACATCCTGCAGCTCTGGCGACTCTGGTGACAGCAGTACCTATCTCTAGGGCTGTCTGGAAGATCCACTTGGACACGGACAACAGGGAAAGCGGTTCACCACTGTGCCAGGCTCGTTAGAGGAGTGCAGGGAGTTTCTGTGGAATGGACACATGAAGAAGTCTTTACTGGGAGTTTTATAGAAATGAGGTAATTTCTTTTATGGCCATTCGTTCAGTCAAATTTCAGAAGAGTCCTGGGCAGAACAAACCAGAGGGCAACGCAGGCAGATATTAGGAAGCCAACGGATCCTAGTCCTACAGACCAAATTCCGGGTGAAGGCCTCCTGTGCCAACCAGGCGGAGCTGTGCTGAAGTACTAGCCTCTTCCGATCTAAACCAACAGTTCCAAACCCCTGTCCCTCCCTTTTCTAAAAGCAAAGGGCATTTTTGTGGGACTTACGTAAAGCAGCCTTCAACTtataaattcaatgaaaaaaatgataccCTTCAGAATCTTGATATTTGGGGGTTAAGGAgaaaatcaccaccaccaccaccacgctAACACTGAGCCCTGAAAGCCACTGACTCTGCTTCACTGTGTTCACTCCTCACAAGCCTCTCATTATCCCTACCCTGTGGATGAAGACTCTGACTCAGAGACGTTACGGTCCTTgctcgaggtcacacagctagtcaaggGGGGCAGTGAGATAGGAATGCGACCGGCTCCAAAGCCCAGTAGCTAACCCACAGGCGCGGCAGTCTCAGCTGCCTTTGCATTTATTTCAGAGGGCGCTCCTGTTGCTGTCTTAGGTATAATGAAAAGAAGGGGTAGCAATGGGAAGAGTCTTCCACCTGCTTGCTTTATTTCAAGATCTGCACAAAAACAAGTGAACCTGACAGAACTACTAGTATTCAATCCACTGACACATAGATAAAGCACATCTGAGTCTACCTAAGTTCTATTAGAGTTTCCAGTTTGAACATGTTTTAAATGCAACTGCAATCACACATCTGCAGAACCCTGTGGTGCCTCCCAGAAGCCGAGCGTGTGGAGCGGGTAGGAAAGCAGTTTTGCAGGAGTCCTCAGTGCGTGCCTCCCCGGGCCAGGCACTCAGGATGCAGGCcacacccaggccctggcaggtgGGGCTCGTAGTTGGGGGAGCTGACAATCCGGGCACAAACCCACTTGCGTTATAACTGATACAAGTCTTACAAATGAGAGGTACATGCTATAGAGTACAACACCCAACCAAAACCCAAAGAACAGCTTAAACAGTGCAGGGATTCTGCCCCTGCAGCTCCCTAGGTCAGACCAGGCCCCAGGTGTGAGCATCTCACGGAGCTGTGTGATTCCAGCCATCAGGGGAATTACATTTTCATCCAACATGATCCTGTAACAGAGAGAGCTACTTCACCTGCTGCTCAGTTAAAGAAAGAAGCGGTAACTTCCAAGGCCAGAGGACCATCAGCAGTGTTCCCCTGTGTTAGCGCGAGACTATGCACCAGTCCCCAGCGTGGGCTGTTCTAAAGCAGTGTCTCCATGACCGTTTCAGGCTCATGCCATCCTTAGAACCAGCCTCCCCAAAGGCTGAGCCCACTGCTGGGGGATTTGACCACCAGCAAAGCTCAGCAGCAGGAGGAGGAACctgtggaagggggagggggccagAACCAGGAGGCGGGACCAGTGGTGCAAAGGCCCGGCCAAGGCACCGGGCACGTCCTGGGAGAGCCCAGGGTGGGCCGGGCATCCGGAGCCGGGGAGAGCAGCGCGAGCTGTGTCGACGGGACTGGAGGGGCGGACCCTGGGGCGGGCAGGGCCTCAGCAGCCACGGAAGGATTCCTGCTGACACCCTCGGAGCGAGCGGAGCCCTGAAATAGCTTCTGCAGCCCGCAACCTGAACAGATGCGGAGTCCAGAAAGGCAGCTGGCTGCAATCAAGAGCAGACTGAGGCGAGGGCGGCAGGGAGGCCTCGGGCAGAGCTGCGATGGATCCCTTACCATCCCTCTCAACTGTCAGTACCAATGGTATCAGCGACTTTG
This portion of the Eschrichtius robustus isolate mEscRob2 chromosome Y unlocalized genomic scaffold, mEscRob2.pri SUPER_Y_unloc_3, whole genome shotgun sequence genome encodes:
- the LOC137757684 gene encoding ras-related protein Rab-9A-like; this encodes MAGKSSLLKAILLGDGGVGKSSLMNRYVTNKFDAQLFHTIGVEFLDKDLEVDEHFVTMQIWDTAGQERFRSLRTPFYRGSDCCLLTFSVDDSQSFQNLSNWKKEFIYYADVKEPESFPFVILGNKVDISERQVSAEEAQAWCRDNGDYPYFETSAKDATNVAAAFEEAVRRVLATEDRSDHLIQTDTVSLHRKPKPSSSCC